Below is a window of Blastocatellia bacterium DNA.
ATGTCGCCTGGGGAGGCAACTGGTTTTTTCTCGTGGAGGATCACGATCTCGAGCTGACGTTGAAAAATCTCGATCTCCTGACGGATTTCACCTGGCGGATTCGACAGGCTCTGGCCCGCGAGGGCATCACCGGACCCCAGGGCGAGGAGATTGATCACATTGAGCTTTTTGGTCGGCCCGACCGCGAGGATGCCGATAGCAAGAACTTCGTGCTCTGTCCCGGCAAGAGTTACGACCGTTCGCCCTGTGGGACGGGCACCAGCGCCAAGATGGCCTGCCTCTATGCCGATGGCCAACTCAAAGAAGGGCAGGTCTGGCGTCAGGAAAGCATCATTGGCAGCCTGTTTGAGGGAACGGTGCAGGTCCTCAATGGAGCGATTTATCCGAGCATTCGTGGATCGGCGTTCATCACAGCGGAGGCGAACTTGATTCTGGACGAGCGAGACCCGTTTTGTTGGGGGATTCACTCGTGACGCGGGCTGTCTATGATGTGGTGATTGTGGGCGCTGGGATTGTGGGCGCCGCCTGTGCGGCTGAAGCGGCGCGTGCCGGATTTCGCATTGCCGTCGTCGAAGCCGGATTCATCGGTCAGGGAGCGACTGCCGCCGGAATGGGGCACATCGTCGTGATGGATGGATCGGAGGCGGAGTTCGCTCTCACGCGCTATTCACGACAGTTGTGGCAGGAGCTGGCCGAGGAGCTTCCTCCCGACTGTGAGTACTCGCGCTGCGGAACGCTCTGGGTGGCCGCCGATGAACAGGAGATGGCGGAACTGGAGCGCAAGCGGAGATTCTACAGCGAGCGTGGCGTGGCGGTGGAAGTTCTCGATCGCCAGGCTCTGGCCGAAGCGGAACCTTTTCTCCGACCGGGGCTCGTGGGAGGGCTCCGAGTTCCCGATGATAGTGTGATCTATCCGCCGGCGGCGGCCCGCTTTTTAATCGAGCGGGCGCAGGCCGCAGGAGCGACAGTCCTTCTCGGTCAAACCGTTGTCGCCATCACCCCCGAAGGGGTGAGACTCAGCGATGGGTCGCGGCTGGGCGCAGCCAAGATCGTCAACGCGACGGGAAGCTGGTCGCCGGATCTCATGCCCGAGTTCCCGATCGCGAAACGAAAAGGGCATCTCGTCATCACTGACCGCTATCATGGTCTGGTCCGCCATCAGATCGTCGAACTCGGCTACATCAAAGGAGCGCATGGAGCCATGAGCGAGGTCGTGGCCTTCAACGTCCAGCCGCGACCGACGGGACAAATCCTCATCGGCTCATCCCGTCAATACGGTGTCGAGACGACGACGGTAGATCGGCAGATTCTCAGTCGGATGCTCAAACGCGCCTGCCACTATCTGCCGGCACTCGCCGGGCTGTCGGCCCTGCGCGTGTGGACGGGATTTCGCGCGGCGACCTCCGATCACCTCCCTTTCATCGGTCCGGTGCGGGACTCCGACCGGATATACCTGGCGACGGGACATGAGGGGTTGGGAATCACCATGTCGCTGGCAACGGCGAAACTGCTCGTGGCTCACTGGCTCGGAGAGCCCTCACCGATCCCGCTCGAACCCTATTTGCCGAGCCGGCGGTCTCTCTCGCTGACCCATGCGTGATCAGGTTACACTGACCATCAACGGTCGCACGGTGACGGTTCCCCGCGGGACAACAGTGGCCGCTGCCATTGCTGGCGCGGGCGGGTGGGTCTTTCGTCGCTCGGTGACCGGAGAAGCACGAGGTCCCCTCTGTGGAATGGGAATTTGTTTTGAGTGTCGCGTGACCATTGATGGTCAGGCTCATCGGCGAAGCTGTCAGATTCTCTGTCGTGACGGGATGGACGTGCAAACGGCATGAGCCAAGCCAGATGAAAGCCGGGAACGGAAGGAGAACAGAGGGCGCATCGGACGAGACGACTTCAATTCGCCACATGCACGCGCGCTCAACCGAACGTGAGATAACGCGATGGGATCAGCCATCGGATCTGCTGGTCGTCGGAGGAGGCCCGGCGGGAATTGCAGCAGCTCTGGCCGCTCACCGAAGCGGGTTGCGCGTCACCCTGGTGGACGACAATCCGACGCTCGGCGGGCAGATCTGGCGTCGTGAGGAGAACCAGCCGACGCCCCCTGGTGCCATCGCCCGGCTAACGGCTATCGGCCGCTCGGAGGTCCGGGTCCTCTCCGGCGCGCGGGTCATTGCTTCAATGGAACCGGGCCAGCTCATCGCCGAAAGCGATGAGGACGTTTATGAACTCCGTTACAAGAAACTGGTTCTGG
It encodes the following:
- a CDS encoding FAD-dependent oxidoreductase; the protein is MTRAVYDVVIVGAGIVGAACAAEAARAGFRIAVVEAGFIGQGATAAGMGHIVVMDGSEAEFALTRYSRQLWQELAEELPPDCEYSRCGTLWVAADEQEMAELERKRRFYSERGVAVEVLDRQALAEAEPFLRPGLVGGLRVPDDSVIYPPAAARFLIERAQAAGATVLLGQTVVAITPEGVRLSDGSRLGAAKIVNATGSWSPDLMPEFPIAKRKGHLVITDRYHGLVRHQIVELGYIKGAHGAMSEVVAFNVQPRPTGQILIGSSRQYGVETTTVDRQILSRMLKRACHYLPALAGLSALRVWTGFRAATSDHLPFIGPVRDSDRIYLATGHEGLGITMSLATAKLLVAHWLGEPSPIPLEPYLPSRRSLSLTHA
- a CDS encoding (2Fe-2S)-binding protein, with the protein product MRDQVTLTINGRTVTVPRGTTVAAAIAGAGGWVFRRSVTGEARGPLCGMGICFECRVTIDGQAHRRSCQILCRDGMDVQTA
- a CDS encoding FAD/NAD(P)-binding oxidoreductase, which produces MKAGNGRRTEGASDETTSIRHMHARSTEREITRWDQPSDLLVVGGGPAGIAAALAAHRSGLRVTLVDDNPTLGGQIWRREENQPTPPGAIARLTAIGRSEVRVLSGARVIASMEPGQLIAESDEDVYELRYKKLVLATGARERFLPFPGWTLPQVLGAGGLQALVKSGWPIAGKRVIVAGSGPLLLEVAAFLRKKGADILLIAEQAPWERLLRFGLKLVAYPAKAAHAFVLTLGRLAGVLYLTR